Proteins co-encoded in one Ruegeria sp. YS9 genomic window:
- a CDS encoding acyl-CoA dehydrogenase family protein, whose protein sequence is MDFALSEEQTAIFDMAHAFGQENIAPFARQWEADGTIPKTLWPQIGELGFGALYVSEESGGSNLTRLDATLVFEALSMACPSVAAFLSIHNMCAKMLDNFADDDLKARIMPDVLSLNTVLSYCLTEPGSGSDAAALKTRAERTNEGYTLNGTKAFISGGGYSDAYVCMVRTGQDGPKGISTVYVEDGTPGLSFGALEQKMGWKSQPTAQVQFDDCKIPAGNLVGTEGDGFKYAMMGLDGGRLNIAACSLGAAQAGLEMTLQYMSERKAFGQSIDQFQALQFRLADMEIELQAARTFLRQAAWKLDNGAPDATKFCAMAKKFVTETGSKVVDQCLQLHGGYGYLADYGIEKLVRDLRVHQILEGTNEIMRVIVSRQLLANR, encoded by the coding sequence ATGGATTTCGCACTCAGCGAGGAGCAAACAGCCATATTCGACATGGCGCACGCGTTCGGGCAGGAAAACATCGCCCCCTTTGCGCGCCAGTGGGAGGCAGACGGAACCATTCCCAAAACCTTGTGGCCCCAGATAGGCGAACTTGGTTTCGGCGCGCTTTACGTATCCGAGGAAAGCGGAGGCTCAAACCTGACCCGCCTGGATGCCACGCTGGTTTTCGAGGCCCTGTCGATGGCCTGTCCTTCGGTCGCTGCCTTCCTGTCGATCCACAACATGTGCGCCAAGATGTTGGACAATTTCGCGGATGACGACCTCAAGGCACGCATCATGCCGGATGTTCTGAGCCTGAATACGGTTCTGAGCTATTGCCTGACGGAACCCGGTTCCGGCTCTGACGCGGCGGCGCTGAAAACCCGCGCCGAACGGACCAACGAAGGTTATACGTTGAATGGCACCAAGGCGTTCATCTCGGGCGGTGGCTATTCGGATGCCTATGTTTGCATGGTACGCACCGGTCAGGATGGGCCCAAGGGGATCTCGACCGTATATGTCGAAGACGGCACGCCGGGGCTCAGCTTTGGGGCGCTGGAACAGAAAATGGGCTGGAAAAGCCAACCCACCGCGCAGGTTCAGTTCGACGACTGCAAAATTCCCGCAGGCAACCTCGTGGGCACCGAAGGCGACGGCTTCAAATACGCGATGATGGGCCTCGATGGCGGGCGGCTCAATATCGCGGCCTGTTCTCTTGGGGCTGCCCAAGCCGGGCTTGAAATGACCCTGCAATACATGTCCGAGCGCAAGGCGTTCGGCCAATCCATCGATCAGTTCCAGGCGCTTCAGTTCCGTCTGGCGGATATGGAGATCGAATTGCAGGCCGCCCGCACCTTCCTGCGTCAGGCGGCGTGGAAACTGGACAACGGCGCGCCCGATGCCACGAAATTCTGCGCCATGGCCAAGAAATTCGTGACCGAAACCGGATCGAAGGTGGTGGATCAGTGCCTGCAACTGCATGGCGGGTACGGATATCTTGCGGATTACGGCATCGAAAAGCTTGTGCGCGATCTTCGCGTGCATCAGATTTTGGAAGGCACGAATGAGATTATGCGCGTGATCGTTTCACGCCAGTTGCTCGCCAATCGCTGA
- a CDS encoding carboxylate-amine ligase yields MQQEFTLGIEEEYLLVDRDSLQLSEAPEALMAACQSDFEGQVSPEFLQCQIEVGTRPHTTVASAREDLKRLRSCVSKRAGEYNLSPIAVSCHPFANWKDQHHTRKERYDALQHALGGVARRMLICGMHVHVGVEDPALRADLMPQLSYFLPHLLALSTSSPYWNGEDTGLSSYRLTVFDNLPRTGLPPVFASWSEYERTTGILVELGVIEDTTKIWWDLRPSHRFPTLETRIMDVQPRLEHTLSLAALVQALTRMLCRLKDRNLRWRQYDRFLIGENRWRAQRYGVGEGLIDFGDRSVKPMSELIGDLMGLLAEDTEALGTMTELARLRQIAENGTSATRQRRIHAEATARGDDPGQAVVRHLIEEFHADL; encoded by the coding sequence ATGCAGCAGGAATTTACACTCGGGATCGAAGAAGAATACCTGTTGGTGGATCGTGACAGCCTGCAATTGTCCGAAGCCCCCGAAGCGTTGATGGCGGCCTGCCAAAGCGATTTCGAAGGTCAGGTCAGCCCCGAGTTCCTGCAATGTCAGATAGAGGTTGGAACCAGACCACACACCACGGTCGCTTCAGCGCGCGAAGATCTGAAGCGGCTGCGGTCATGCGTGTCGAAACGGGCGGGTGAATACAACCTGTCCCCTATCGCCGTCTCGTGCCATCCCTTCGCCAACTGGAAAGATCAACACCACACCCGGAAAGAACGGTATGACGCGTTGCAACACGCACTCGGCGGCGTTGCCCGGCGGATGCTGATCTGCGGGATGCATGTTCATGTTGGGGTCGAAGACCCTGCGCTTCGGGCCGACCTGATGCCGCAACTGTCATACTTTCTGCCGCATCTCCTGGCGCTGTCCACTTCTTCGCCTTACTGGAACGGCGAGGATACCGGCCTGTCTTCATACCGGCTGACGGTGTTCGACAACCTGCCCCGCACCGGGCTGCCGCCAGTTTTTGCCAGTTGGAGCGAGTATGAACGGACCACGGGTATTCTGGTCGAGCTTGGCGTCATAGAAGACACCACCAAGATCTGGTGGGATCTGCGCCCTTCGCATCGTTTCCCGACTTTGGAAACACGGATCATGGATGTTCAGCCCCGGCTGGAGCACACGTTGTCGTTGGCGGCGCTGGTGCAGGCCTTGACCCGGATGCTGTGCCGCCTGAAAGACCGCAACCTGCGCTGGCGGCAATATGATCGTTTTCTGATCGGCGAAAACCGCTGGCGCGCTCAACGCTACGGAGTGGGTGAAGGGCTGATTGATTTCGGCGACCGGTCGGTCAAGCCCATGTCTGAACTGATCGGCGACCTCATGGGGTTGTTGGCTGAAGACACCGAAGCGCTTGGCACGATGACTGAACTCGCACGGCTCAGGCAGATTGCTGAAAACGGCACTTCCGCCACGCGCCAACGCCGTATTCATGCCGAGGCAACAGCGCGGGGGGACGATCCGGGGCAAGCCGTCGTGCGCCACCTGATCGAGGAATTTCACGCCGATCTCTGA
- a CDS encoding class I SAM-dependent methyltransferase yields the protein MKPRKFPKINAALEELGVKLVDRVTEQDERARLEAFEAAGGLTRPAYALSPGMEGFDISQLVAEYERHKTALEALKDPARNQTGYRIGNGYYNSPDADALYLMIRRFQPKRVIEVGCGNSTRVTRQAIIDGNLDTTITAVDPYPRADIAHVVDRFEQKRLEDTDPALFAELEAGDILFIDSSHVVRMSNDVAHLFCRIIPSLNTGVVIHVHDVFLPYEYPKRFFYDCPGWGEQYVLHSLLQSGAYSMLWPGYYLQQDRPDAVAALPFLAEGRAQSIWVQLKEN from the coding sequence TTGAAACCCAGAAAATTCCCGAAGATCAACGCAGCCCTTGAAGAATTGGGGGTGAAACTGGTCGACAGAGTTACGGAACAGGATGAACGGGCGCGGCTGGAAGCCTTCGAAGCGGCAGGAGGGTTGACGCGCCCCGCCTATGCGTTGTCGCCGGGGATGGAGGGGTTCGACATCTCGCAACTGGTGGCGGAATACGAGCGTCACAAAACAGCCCTTGAGGCGCTGAAAGATCCCGCACGCAACCAGACCGGTTATCGTATCGGCAATGGTTACTATAACAGCCCGGATGCGGATGCATTGTATCTGATGATCCGCCGCTTTCAGCCCAAACGCGTGATCGAAGTCGGATGCGGCAATTCCACCCGTGTGACCCGTCAGGCAATCATCGACGGCAATCTGGATACCACCATTACCGCGGTTGATCCGTACCCACGCGCCGATATCGCCCATGTGGTCGACCGGTTCGAGCAGAAACGTCTTGAAGATACAGACCCGGCCCTGTTCGCTGAGCTGGAGGCCGGAGACATTCTGTTCATCGATTCCAGCCATGTTGTGCGGATGAGCAACGATGTCGCCCATCTGTTCTGCCGCATCATACCTTCGCTCAACACCGGCGTGGTGATCCACGTTCACGACGTGTTTTTGCCCTACGAATACCCCAAGCGCTTCTTCTATGACTGCCCAGGTTGGGGAGAGCAGTACGTGTTGCACAGCTTGCTTCAATCTGGCGCGTATTCAATGCTTTGGCCGGGATATTACCTGCAACAGGATCGGCCCGATGCCGTTGCCGCCTTGCCGTTCCTGGCCGAGGGGCGGGCGCAGAGCATTTGGGTGCAGCTCAAGGAAAACTGA
- a CDS encoding fasciclin domain-containing protein yields MFRRTFMGAAAALAFAMPLKAQAADIVDTAVAAGSFNTLVAAVQAAGLVDTLKGEGPFTVFAPTDEAFAALPEGTVETLLKPENKDQLVAILTYHVVPAKVMSGDIAGKRAKVLTVQGDRLSVNAKNGVKVNDAKVVQADIEASNGVIHVVDAVILPE; encoded by the coding sequence ATGTTCCGTCGTACATTCATGGGCGCAGCCGCCGCACTTGCATTCGCCATGCCGCTCAAGGCTCAGGCCGCTGATATCGTCGACACCGCCGTTGCCGCCGGGTCGTTCAACACTTTGGTTGCCGCCGTTCAGGCCGCAGGTTTGGTTGATACGCTTAAAGGGGAAGGTCCGTTCACCGTATTTGCACCCACGGACGAAGCCTTTGCCGCGCTTCCTGAAGGCACTGTCGAGACGCTTTTGAAACCCGAAAACAAGGATCAACTGGTCGCCATCCTGACCTATCACGTGGTTCCGGCCAAGGTTATGTCCGGTGATATCGCAGGCAAACGCGCCAAGGTTCTGACCGTTCAGGGCGATCGATTGAGCGTCAATGCCAAAAACGGCGTGAAAGTGAACGACGCCAAAGTCGTGCAGGCAGACATTGAAGCCAGCAATGGAGTGATCCACGTCGTCGACGCGGTGATCCTGCCGGAATAA
- a CDS encoding L,D-transpeptidase, translating into MTRRSALLGVASLVATPALVRAQSTDAFPETEDAISTQLPVRRNISSFSQQNWQDHFDELGVGCLLADITSRAVHYWGPDGTYKLYPSSVPMSEELTKRGYTKVVRKTEFPSWTPTASMRERDPSLPLRMEGGDPGNPLGTRAMYLGWPAYLVHGTHDTRKIGRQSSSGCIGLYNQHVEELYPLVKVGTQVRLV; encoded by the coding sequence ATGACCCGTCGCTCTGCCTTGCTGGGCGTGGCCTCTTTGGTGGCAACACCTGCCCTTGTTCGGGCGCAAAGCACGGATGCTTTCCCGGAAACGGAAGACGCGATCAGTACGCAATTGCCGGTCCGGCGCAACATATCGTCCTTCTCGCAGCAGAACTGGCAGGACCATTTCGATGAATTGGGCGTCGGGTGCCTGTTGGCCGATATCACCAGCCGCGCCGTCCATTACTGGGGGCCTGACGGCACCTACAAACTGTACCCAAGCTCCGTACCCATGAGCGAAGAGCTTACCAAACGCGGGTACACGAAAGTCGTGCGCAAAACCGAATTCCCAAGCTGGACCCCCACGGCATCGATGCGCGAACGGGACCCATCGCTGCCGCTTCGGATGGAAGGTGGCGACCCAGGCAACCCGCTGGGAACCCGCGCCATGTATCTGGGTTGGCCTGCATATCTGGTTCACGGAACGCACGACACGCGAAAGATCGGTCGCCAAAGCTCGTCAGGTTGCATCGGCCTGTACAACCAGCATGTCGAAGAACTGTATCCGCTGGTCAAGGTCGGAACACAGGTTCGTCTGGTCTGA
- a CDS encoding CoA-acylating methylmalonate-semialdehyde dehydrogenase, whose translation MQDLTHFLNGEMVAGTSGRFDDVYNPATGEVQYKCPMASAAETTAAIEAAAAAQPAWGATNPQKRARVMMAMVGLMNRDMDKLAEALSREHGKTIPDAKGDLQRGLEVIEYCIGAPQMLKGEFTDSAGPGIDMYSMRQPLGVVGSIMPFNFPAMMPLWHVGPALACGNAVVLKPSERDPSVPLMLAELFVEAGLPKGVFQVVNGDKEAVDTILDSEIIQGVSFVGSTPIAQYIYSRATANGKRAQCFGGAKNHMIVMPDADLDQAADALVGAGFGAAGERCMAVSVAVPVGEETADALIEKLVPRIEKLKVGPYTAGDDVDMGPVVTAAAKQRILGLINSGVEQGAKLVVDNRDFSLQGYEDGFFVGPHLFDNVTPEMDIYKQEIFGPVLSTVRAGSYEEALKLAMDHEYGNGTAIFTRDGDTARDFASRVNIGMVGINVPIPVPLAYHTFGGWKKSMFGDLNQHGPDSFKFYTRTKTVTARWPSGIKEGGEFNFKAMD comes from the coding sequence ATGCAAGACCTGACCCATTTCCTGAACGGCGAAATGGTCGCCGGAACGTCCGGTCGTTTCGACGACGTCTACAACCCGGCAACGGGCGAAGTTCAATACAAGTGCCCGATGGCAAGTGCGGCGGAAACCACCGCCGCGATCGAGGCCGCCGCCGCCGCCCAGCCCGCATGGGGCGCAACCAACCCGCAAAAGCGCGCGCGCGTCATGATGGCCATGGTCGGCCTGATGAACCGCGACATGGACAAACTGGCCGAAGCGCTGAGCCGCGAGCACGGCAAAACCATTCCAGACGCCAAGGGTGATTTGCAGCGTGGTCTGGAAGTGATCGAATACTGCATTGGTGCGCCACAGATGCTGAAGGGTGAGTTTACCGACAGCGCGGGTCCCGGAATTGACATGTATTCCATGCGTCAGCCTTTGGGTGTTGTCGGCTCGATCATGCCGTTCAACTTTCCGGCCATGATGCCGCTCTGGCACGTTGGCCCTGCTCTGGCTTGCGGTAACGCCGTTGTTCTGAAACCGTCCGAACGCGACCCGTCCGTGCCCCTGATGCTGGCTGAACTGTTCGTCGAAGCCGGCCTGCCCAAAGGCGTTTTCCAGGTCGTAAACGGCGACAAGGAAGCGGTTGATACCATTCTCGACAGCGAGATCATTCAGGGCGTCAGTTTTGTCGGCTCAACCCCGATCGCGCAGTATATCTACAGCCGCGCAACGGCGAACGGAAAACGCGCCCAGTGCTTCGGCGGCGCCAAGAACCACATGATCGTCATGCCCGACGCTGATCTGGATCAGGCCGCTGACGCGCTGGTTGGTGCCGGTTTCGGTGCGGCAGGCGAACGCTGCATGGCCGTTTCGGTGGCTGTTCCCGTGGGCGAAGAAACCGCGGACGCACTGATCGAAAAACTGGTGCCGCGCATCGAAAAGTTGAAAGTTGGTCCCTACACTGCCGGCGATGATGTCGACATGGGCCCGGTTGTGACCGCTGCCGCGAAACAGCGCATTCTGGGCCTGATCAACTCAGGCGTCGAACAGGGTGCGAAACTGGTTGTCGACAACCGCGACTTCAGCCTGCAAGGCTATGAGGACGGCTTCTTTGTCGGCCCGCACCTGTTCGACAACGTGACCCCCGAGATGGACATCTACAAACAGGAAATCTTTGGCCCGGTTCTGTCCACCGTGCGCGCGGGTTCGTACGAAGAGGCCCTTAAACTGGCGATGGATCACGAATACGGCAACGGCACCGCGATCTTTACCCGTGACGGCGACACCGCACGTGACTTTGCCAGCCGGGTCAATATCGGCATGGTGGGCATCAACGTTCCGATCCCGGTTCCGCTGGCCTATCACACCTTTGGCGGCTGGAAGAAATCCATGTTCGGAGACCTGAATCAGCACGGCCCGGACAGCTTCAAGTTCTACACCCGCACCAAAACCGTGACCGCACGCTGGCCGTCGGGCATCAAGGAAGGTGGCGAGTTCAACTTCAAGGCCATGGACTGA
- a CDS encoding LysR family transcriptional regulator, with the protein MTPNWDDMRIFLAVAREESLSSAGRILKIDPATAGRRIARLEATLDSTLFTKSQQGYVLTPAGQRLLEHGLHAEEAMRAAAGAVTGPTKTLSGQIRIGAPDGSANYLLPQVCAKISDANPDLDIQILALPRVINLSRREADMAVTVSAPTAGQLLVKKISDYKLHMVATEEYLKRHDPIRSIADLKGHRLIGYIPDMIFDRELDYLNDIGVDRVALASNSVSVQLRQVCLGTGVCVAHDFTLPFHPGLRKILTDQVSLTRSFYLVRHQGDQRNERLNRFADALTRGIRDEVLRLEAGPDA; encoded by the coding sequence ATGACCCCAAATTGGGATGATATGCGGATTTTCCTGGCTGTCGCGCGCGAGGAAAGCCTGTCTTCCGCTGGTCGCATCCTGAAGATCGACCCTGCCACCGCCGGTCGGCGCATAGCACGCTTGGAGGCAACGCTTGATTCCACATTGTTTACCAAGTCGCAGCAAGGCTATGTTCTGACCCCGGCGGGACAGCGGCTGTTGGAACATGGGCTGCACGCAGAAGAGGCGATGCGCGCGGCGGCCGGGGCGGTAACAGGGCCAACAAAAACGCTAAGCGGGCAAATCAGGATTGGCGCGCCGGACGGCAGTGCCAACTATCTGCTGCCGCAGGTGTGTGCCAAAATCAGCGACGCAAACCCTGATCTGGACATCCAGATCCTTGCGCTTCCGCGCGTGATCAACCTGTCCCGACGCGAGGCGGATATGGCGGTTACGGTCAGTGCGCCGACCGCCGGTCAGCTGCTGGTGAAGAAAATCAGCGACTACAAGCTGCACATGGTCGCGACCGAAGAGTATCTGAAGCGACATGATCCGATCCGGAGCATCGCTGACCTGAAGGGCCACAGGTTGATCGGCTATATCCCCGACATGATCTTTGACCGGGAACTGGATTACCTGAATGATATTGGCGTTGACCGTGTCGCTCTTGCATCGAATTCGGTATCGGTTCAACTGCGGCAGGTCTGTCTGGGAACTGGCGTTTGCGTGGCGCATGATTTCACCTTGCCGTTCCACCCGGGGCTTCGGAAAATCCTGACGGATCAAGTGAGTTTGACGCGCAGCTTCTATCTGGTCCGGCATCAGGGAGACCAGCGCAACGAGCGGTTGAACCGCTTTGCTGATGCCCTGACACGCGGCATTCGCGATGAAGTGCTTCGTTTGGAAGCAGGCCCCGACGCTTGA
- a CDS encoding CBS domain-containing protein produces the protein MLVQAILKSKATDGVVTVASTATISEASKILADKRIGTVVVSDDGGETAAGILSERDIVRELAASGSGCLNQPVKSYMTQNLVTATRQTTVEDIMSRMTEGRFRHMPVVEDGKLVGIVTLGDVVKAQLAELAMEKDALEGMIMGH, from the coding sequence ATGCTAGTTCAGGCCATCCTGAAGTCCAAAGCGACAGATGGTGTCGTGACCGTGGCGTCAACGGCGACAATCTCAGAGGCCTCGAAGATTCTTGCGGACAAGCGCATCGGTACGGTCGTTGTTTCCGACGACGGTGGCGAAACCGCGGCCGGCATATTGTCGGAACGTGACATCGTCCGGGAACTGGCGGCCAGCGGCAGTGGTTGTCTGAACCAACCGGTAAAGTCGTACATGACGCAGAACCTTGTCACGGCGACGCGCCAGACCACCGTGGAAGACATCATGTCCCGCATGACAGAGGGGCGCTTTCGCCACATGCCGGTGGTTGAAGATGGAAAACTCGTAGGCATTGTCACTTTGGGTGATGTGGTGAAGGCCCAGCTTGCCGAACTTGCGATGGAAAAAGATGCCCTCGAGGGCATGATAATGGGGCACTGA
- the coaD gene encoding pantetheine-phosphate adenylyltransferase, with translation MRVGLYPGTFDPITMGHIDIIRRAAALVDKLVIGVAINRDKGPLFSLEERVAMIEAECARLSEQTGTEIIAHPFENLLIDCARDVGAQIIVRGLRAVADFEYEFQMVGMNRALDDSIETVFLMAEARHQAIASKLVKEIARLNGDVSKFVTPRVNDALKQRLG, from the coding sequence ATGCGGGTTGGATTGTATCCTGGAACCTTTGATCCCATCACGATGGGGCATATCGATATCATCCGTCGGGCGGCAGCTTTGGTGGACAAACTGGTTATCGGTGTGGCCATCAACCGGGACAAAGGCCCTCTGTTCTCGCTGGAAGAGCGCGTGGCCATGATCGAGGCGGAATGCGCCCGGCTTTCGGAACAGACCGGAACCGAAATCATCGCGCATCCCTTCGAAAACCTTCTGATTGACTGCGCGCGGGATGTAGGCGCGCAAATCATCGTACGGGGCCTGCGGGCGGTCGCCGATTTCGAATACGAGTTTCAGATGGTCGGTATGAACCGGGCTCTGGACGATTCGATCGAGACCGTCTTTTTGATGGCCGAAGCGCGCCATCAGGCGATCGCGTCCAAACTGGTGAAGGAAATCGCCCGGTTGAACGGGGACGTGTCGAAATTCGTCACGCCCCGTGTCAATGATGCGCTGAAACAGCGTTTAGGCTAG
- the gap gene encoding type I glyceraldehyde-3-phosphate dehydrogenase — MTLKLAINGFGRIGRGVLRAVMESGRTDVEIVAINDLGKPDMNAHLFEFDSVHGRYPNPVTLSDAGLDVGRGPIRLSSERNPEDLPWSDIDVVLECTGVFRTREAAERHFKNGSRKVLISAPAKGDGGVKTIVFGVNDSELTAEDLVVSNASCTTNCLSPVAAALDAGLGIKHGNMTTVHAYTASQPVHDTVGKDPYLSRAAALSMIPTTTGAAAAVGLVLPQLKGKLTGQAIRVPTPNVSVVDLVAEVSRPTTEEEVNQLFVDAAARIPGVLAAESRPLVSIDFNHDPHSSTVSLAETKVTDGTLVRVLAWYDNEWGFSNRMLDTAAAMGALA, encoded by the coding sequence ATGACCTTGAAACTGGCGATCAACGGATTTGGACGGATCGGGCGCGGGGTTCTGCGCGCGGTGATGGAAAGCGGACGTACGGACGTTGAGATCGTCGCGATCAACGATCTTGGCAAACCCGACATGAACGCGCACCTGTTTGAATTTGACAGCGTTCACGGCCGCTACCCCAACCCGGTCACGCTCAGCGATGCAGGTCTGGACGTGGGTCGTGGTCCAATTCGGCTGAGCAGCGAGCGCAATCCCGAGGATCTGCCCTGGTCGGATATTGACGTCGTTCTGGAATGCACGGGTGTGTTTCGTACGCGCGAGGCGGCGGAACGTCACTTCAAAAACGGCTCCCGGAAAGTTCTGATCTCTGCCCCTGCAAAGGGCGACGGCGGTGTGAAAACCATCGTCTTTGGTGTCAACGATAGCGAACTGACCGCCGAGGATCTGGTGGTCTCAAACGCGTCCTGCACCACCAACTGTCTGTCTCCTGTTGCTGCGGCTCTGGATGCCGGCCTTGGTATCAAGCACGGCAACATGACCACTGTTCACGCTTACACTGCCAGCCAGCCGGTGCATGATACAGTTGGAAAAGATCCCTACCTGTCCCGAGCAGCGGCGCTGTCGATGATCCCCACGACAACCGGTGCGGCCGCTGCCGTGGGCCTGGTGCTGCCGCAACTCAAAGGGAAACTGACCGGTCAGGCCATCCGCGTTCCAACCCCGAATGTCTCGGTCGTTGATCTTGTGGCCGAGGTTTCACGCCCCACGACCGAAGAAGAGGTCAACCAGCTGTTCGTCGATGCAGCAGCCAGAATCCCCGGCGTGCTTGCGGCGGAAAGCCGCCCTCTGGTCTCCATTGATTTCAATCACGATCCGCACAGCTCGACCGTTTCACTGGCTGAAACCAAAGTCACTGATGGCACATTGGTTCGTGTGCTGGCGTGGTATGACAACGAATGGGGCTTTTCGAACCGGATGCTGGATACGGCGGCCGCAATGGGTGCCCTAGCCTAA
- the gap gene encoding type I glyceraldehyde-3-phosphate dehydrogenase, which translates to MTIKVGINGFGRIGRCTLSHIAASGRNDIEVIKVNATGPLETSAHLLKYDSVHGRFPRDVTIDGNTMDLGRGPMQMFSTYDMSELDWEGCDVVLECTGKFNDGLKAKTHLERGAGKVLLSAPGKNVDKTIVFGVNHNTLAANDNMVSNGSCTTNCLAPLAKVLDEGVGIEHGIMTTIHAYTGDQPTLDRRHSDLYRARAAAMSMIPTSTGAAKALGEVLPNLKGRLDGSAIRVPTPNVSAVDLTFRASRDTSTAEINAIVEEAAKGPMQRVLGYEPAPLVSTDFNHTEESSIFAPDQTRVVDDRMVRVLAWYDNEWGFSVRMADVAVAMGRLN; encoded by the coding sequence ATGACCATCAAGGTCGGTATCAATGGTTTTGGCCGTATTGGCCGCTGCACCCTGTCGCACATCGCCGCGTCCGGGCGCAACGACATCGAAGTGATCAAAGTCAACGCAACTGGCCCGTTGGAAACCTCGGCGCATCTGCTGAAATATGACAGTGTTCACGGGCGGTTTCCGCGCGACGTCACCATTGACGGCAACACCATGGATCTGGGTCGCGGCCCGATGCAGATGTTCTCGACCTACGACATGTCCGAGTTGGACTGGGAAGGCTGTGACGTCGTTCTCGAATGCACCGGCAAGTTCAACGATGGCCTGAAGGCCAAAACGCATCTGGAACGTGGCGCTGGCAAGGTTCTGCTGTCTGCTCCGGGCAAGAACGTGGACAAGACCATTGTCTTCGGCGTCAATCACAACACGCTGGCCGCCAATGACAACATGGTCTCGAACGGTTCGTGCACGACCAACTGCCTCGCCCCGCTGGCCAAGGTACTGGACGAAGGCGTCGGCATCGAACACGGCATCATGACCACCATCCACGCCTATACAGGCGACCAGCCTACGCTGGACCGTCGCCACAGCGACCTCTACCGGGCCCGCGCTGCGGCAATGTCGATGATCCCGACCTCGACCGGCGCGGCCAAGGCGCTGGGTGAAGTTCTGCCAAACCTGAAAGGCCGTCTGGACGGTTCCGCCATTCGCGTTCCGACCCCGAATGTTTCGGCGGTAGACCTGACGTTCCGTGCCTCGCGCGACACCTCAACGGCGGAAATCAACGCGATCGTCGAAGAGGCCGCCAAAGGCCCGATGCAGCGCGTTCTGGGATATGAGCCCGCTCCGCTGGTGTCGACCGACTTCAACCACACCGAGGAAAGCTCGATCTTTGCACCGGATCAGACCCGCGTTGTCGATGACCGCATGGTCCGCGTTCTGGCCTGGTATGACAATGAATGGGGCTTCTCGGTCCGTATGGCCGACGTTGCTGTTGCGATGGGCCGCCTTAACTGA
- a CDS encoding DUF808 domain-containing protein: protein MSGLLALLDDVAGIAKVAAASVDDVVAAAGKAGAKTAGVIIDDAAVTPKYVQGFAPARELPIIWRIARGSVFNKIILLLPVALLLANFAPWLITPLLMLGGSYLCFEGAEKIFHVLFPHGSHVIEEDMKNRDPGHLEEQKVKGAIKTDFILSAEIMTIALAAIEAPNLWMQAATLAVVGIGVTVAVYGSVALIVKMDDVGLFLANNAPTPVGRGMGRGLVKAMPGVMKTLSIVGTAAMLWVGGSIVIHGMEVLGFGWLQHQIYDLAKVIAYSAPEGWTAAVKWLSKATMDGVLGLAWGLVLIPVATKVIIPLFSKSDTY from the coding sequence ATGAGTGGTCTTTTGGCCCTGTTGGACGATGTGGCGGGCATTGCCAAGGTTGCGGCGGCATCAGTGGATGATGTGGTTGCAGCAGCAGGCAAGGCGGGGGCCAAAACCGCTGGTGTGATCATTGATGACGCGGCGGTGACACCGAAATACGTGCAGGGCTTTGCACCGGCGCGGGAATTGCCGATCATCTGGCGCATCGCGCGCGGTTCGGTCTTCAACAAGATCATACTCTTGCTGCCTGTGGCCTTGTTGCTGGCCAATTTTGCTCCGTGGCTGATCACGCCTTTGTTGATGCTTGGCGGGTCATATTTGTGTTTCGAAGGGGCTGAGAAGATTTTTCACGTTCTGTTTCCTCATGGCAGCCATGTCATTGAGGAAGACATGAAGAACCGCGATCCGGGCCATCTGGAGGAACAAAAGGTCAAGGGCGCCATCAAAACTGATTTCATTCTGTCTGCCGAGATCATGACCATTGCATTGGCGGCGATCGAAGCCCCGAACCTGTGGATGCAGGCCGCAACGCTGGCCGTTGTCGGGATCGGCGTGACGGTGGCCGTCTATGGGTCGGTGGCGTTGATCGTGAAGATGGATGACGTGGGGCTGTTTCTGGCGAATAACGCTCCAACTCCCGTTGGTCGTGGTATGGGCCGCGGCTTGGTCAAAGCGATGCCCGGGGTGATGAAAACCCTGTCGATTGTGGGAACCGCGGCGATGCTGTGGGTCGGCGGCTCGATTGTGATCCACGGGATGGAGGTGCTTGGATTTGGCTGGTTGCAGCATCAGATCTACGACTTGGCCAAGGTGATTGCGTATTCCGCACCTGAGGGCTGGACGGCTGCGGTGAAATGGTTGTCCAAGGCGACGATGGATGGGGTTCTCGGTCTGGCCTGGGGATTGGTTTTGATCCCGGTGGCGACCAAGGTCATCATTCCCCTGTTCAGCAAGTCCGATACGTATTGA